From Sphingobacteriaceae bacterium:
TCCGGGTCAACTGGTCCAGCAGGCTGCGCCGGCCCTTCTTCCGGGTCAACTCCACCAGGCCCAGCTGGGTGAGGCCCAGCACCGTGGTGCGGGTGCGGTCCCGCTCCAGGGCCCGATCCAGTTCCCGGACCACCTGGTGCCGGTGGTGGGGCTTCTCCATGTCGATAAAGTCGATGATGATGATGCCGCCGATGTCCCTCAGCCGCAGTTGGCGGGCAATCTCCCGGGCCGCCTCCATGTTGGTCTTGAAGATGGTCTCCTGGAGATTGTCGGTGCCCACGTACCGGCCCGTGTTGACGTCGATGGCCGTCAAGGCTTCGGTCTGGTCGATGACGATGTAGCCCCCCGACTTGAGCCAGACCCGCTTCTTAAGGGCCTGCTCCATCTCCTCGTTGATGCCCCGGGCATCGAACAAGGTCAGGTGCGGGTGCTGGAACAACTGGACCCGGTCCACCAGTTCGGGGGAGAAGACGCCCACCAGCTCCCTGATGCGCTCGTATTCCCGGGGCGAATCCACCACCAGGGAGTCCACGTCGGTGGTGAAATGGTCCCGCACCATGCGGTAGCTGAGACTCAAATCCTGATACAAAACTTTAGGTGCCCGGCCTTCCTTGGCCCGCTGCTGGATGTCGGCCCACAGGCGCTGCAGGAACCTCATGTCCCGGGCCAGGTCTTCCCGGGACCGCCCCTCGGCCACGGTGCGCACGATGACGCCCATGCCCCGGGGCCTCAATTCGTGGGCCAATTGCTTCAGCCGCTCCCGCTCCTCCTCCTTGGCGATCTTGCGGGAAACCCCCACGTAGTCCACCCCGGGCATCAATACGAGGAAGCGGCCCGGCACCGTCAAGTTGCGGGTGATGCGGGCGCCTTTGTTGCCCGTGGGCTCCTTGGCCACCTGGACGATCACTTCTTGTCCTACCTTCAACAGGTCCTTGATGGTGGCCCGGCGCAGGTCCTCCGGCAGATCATCATCCTCGCTGTCGAAGTCCAGGTTGAGGGGGTGGGCGTCGGCCACGTAAAGGAAGGCGTTCTTTTCCAGGCCGATGTTGACGAAGGCGGCTTGCATGCCGGGGAGCACGTTTTCCACCCGTCCCTTGAAAATATGGCCCGCTACCCGCTGGGTCAGGGGCCGTTCCAGGTGGAACTCCACCAGAATTCCGTCTTCCAAAACGGCGGCTCTGGTTTCGTCCTGCTCAACGGAAATCAAAATCTCCTTTTGCAACTCACCTCATCTCCTGCCGGAAATCTGTTCATAATATGACTCCTGCCCTCATATGCCCCTGATGAATCTGGCAAACAAATTATAACGCACCTATAACTTGCCTCGAAGAATGACTTCATATTGATGATCCTTTGTCCAAAAGTTCCGCCAGGGAATCCCGGTACCGGCCGGCCATGGCGGCGGCCAGCAGGTCCCCTTCCGCCAGCAGGCCCCGGGGGCGCAGGTCGCCGTCCAGCACCCATACCACATAGTAGTGGCGGCTGCCCAGATGGGGCAGCAGCTCCCCCAATGACAGGGTGGCGGGCGCCGCCAATACCTTGACGGGCAGCAGGCCCCGGCGGGACAATTCGGCCCGCCGCTGCCAGACGGGGCGCAGGAAGGCGTGCTCGCCGGCCACCGCCTCGTCCCGGGCCGCCAGGAACACCGCCGCCGCCAGGACGAACAGGTTGGGCTGGCGCACCTCCAGGAGCCAGGACACCGTGCCCGCCAGGAGAAGGGCCGCCGCCACCCCGTAGCCGAACCAAAGGAGTTGCCGGGCGGCGCCCCGGTCCCCCCGCCGCAGCCGCAGCAGGGCCTGCACCACCCGGCCGCCGTCCAAAGGCAGGGCGGGCATCAAGTTGACCACGACCAGCAGGGAATTCACCTGGAGAAACAGCCCCAGCAGTCCGGGATCGAGGCTCCACCAGCGCCCGGCCCAGACGCCGGCCAACACCAGCACCAAGTTGTTGAAGGGGCCGGCCAGGGCCATCAAGGCCGCCACCGGCGGGTCCATGGCCGTAAGGCCCGGCACTTGGGCCACGCCGCCGAAGGGGTAGAGGGTGACCCGGTCCACCACGGCGTTGAAGCCCCGGGCCACCGCCAGGTGGGCCAGTTCGTGGGTCAAAAGGGAGCCGATGATGATGACCGTTTCCCGCAGGTAGCCGGACGCCGCGGCCAGCGCCAGCAGCAGGGCCAGCCCGGGATGGATGAAAACCGGCGTGCCGAAGACCTTGCCCAGGGACATGGCGGCCGGCCGGTGGGGGCTAGAAGCCTTCCATAGTGCGGCGCAGCTTGGGCTCCGGATCTACAGGCAGGCCGTCCAGCTCCAATTCCAGATACAGTTTGTGCAGCCCGTCGGCCCCGGGCGCCAGGGCAGCGATCATCTGCCCCTGGTATACCTGGTCCCCCGGCTGGACGTAGGCCACATCGCAGCCGCCGTAGCGGCTCACCCAGCCGCCGCCGTGCTCCACGGCCACCAGCCAGCCCCCGTCCTCGCCCAAGTACTCCACCGAATAGACCCGGCCCGCCGCTGCCGCCCGCACCGGCTCGCCGGCCACGGCGGCGATCTCGATGCCGGGGAAGAACCGGCGCTCCTCCAGCCCGTCGGTGCCGGCGGGCTGCCAGCCGAAGCTGCGGATTACCTCCCCCTGGACGGGCCATGCCCATTCCCCGGGGCCTTGGTCATCCTCCAAGGCAGATCCGCCGGCGGGCAGGGCGCTGTCGGTCAAGCGCTCCCGCAGCATGGACCGGACGCCGGCCACCCCGGCGCTCCAGCGGCGCCACAAGGCCTGGGCCGCCTCCTGGAAGCGGGACAGATCCACATCGTGGTCCACCACCCAGCGGGCCCCGCTGCGCACCCGGTCCCCCAGCCCCCACGGCAAGGCGGCGCCCGCCCACACCAGCAGGCCCGCCAGCAGGGCCCCCAGCACCTGGCGGGCGAACCGCTGCTCCAGGACCCG
This genomic window contains:
- a CDS encoding site-2 protease family protein; protein product: MSLGKVFGTPVFIHPGLALLLALAAASGYLRETVIIIGSLLTHELAHLAVARGFNAVVDRVTLYPFGGVAQVPGLTAMDPPVAALMALAGPFNNLVLVLAGVWAGRWWSLDPGLLGLFLQVNSLLVVVNLMPALPLDGGRVVQALLRLRRGDRGAARQLLWFGYGVAAALLLAGTVSWLLEVRQPNLFVLAAAVFLAARDEAVAGEHAFLRPVWQRRAELSRRGLLPVKVLAAPATLSLGELLPHLGSRHYYVVWVLDGDLRPRGLLAEGDLLAAAMAGRYRDSLAELLDKGSSI
- a CDS encoding Rne/Rng family ribonuclease, coding for MQKEILISVEQDETRAAVLEDGILVEFHLERPLTQRVAGHIFKGRVENVLPGMQAAFVNIGLEKNAFLYVADAHPLNLDFDSEDDDLPEDLRRATIKDLLKVGQEVIVQVAKEPTGNKGARITRNLTVPGRFLVLMPGVDYVGVSRKIAKEEERERLKQLAHELRPRGMGVIVRTVAEGRSREDLARDMRFLQRLWADIQQRAKEGRAPKVLYQDLSLSYRMVRDHFTTDVDSLVVDSPREYERIRELVGVFSPELVDRVQLFQHPHLTLFDARGINEEMEQALKKRVWLKSGGYIVIDQTEALTAIDVNTGRYVGTDNLQETIFKTNMEAAREIARQLRLRDIGGIIIIDFIDMEKPHHRHQVVRELDRALERDRTRTTVLGLTQLGLVELTRKKGRRSLLDQLTRTCHYCDGRGYVLTEESVARRVRREIKRIMRNAESEAILVEVHPSVASLLIGPGGTNLRELERETGKNIFVRGAENCHVEEMIVRSRGTREEVEERALPVKTGQVLELTVEEPHVSNVWDGIARVEGYVIDIEGAGNKVGEKVKVEITRAFRTYAKAKMV
- a CDS encoding peptidoglycan DD-metalloendopeptidase family protein, whose translation is MAGSGGPKVRTWRDDYQGTPRPGRPRTLYRPAPWRRVLEQRFARQVLGALLAGLLVWAGAALPWGLGDRVRSGARWVVDHDVDLSRFQEAAQALWRRWSAGVAGVRSMLRERLTDSALPAGGSALEDDQGPGEWAWPVQGEVIRSFGWQPAGTDGLEERRFFPGIEIAAVAGEPVRAAAAGRVYSVEYLGEDGGWLVAVEHGGGWVSRYGGCDVAYVQPGDQVYQGQMIAALAPGADGLHKLYLELELDGLPVDPEPKLRRTMEGF